A part of Penaeus chinensis breed Huanghai No. 1 chromosome 6, ASM1920278v2, whole genome shotgun sequence genomic DNA contains:
- the LOC125026243 gene encoding uncharacterized protein LOC125026243 — protein MASILGQPQRFSRRSSAQFKQVNKASFPETTTDRFCTSIYVNFHFLDMKVFVFTVLLALASAAPKGRDDLSKLEEETQYAPQPFAYNYNIADEIGAVRAAHVEEGDGDGKVRGSYSYVRPDGVLQTVRYIADEHGFQPEILEEAAPGFEVANPSGTSKFTVQLPHTEEFGVELSADEYEQYREAARLRQLEEQSQKENQS, from the exons ATGGCGTCAATCTTAGGCCAACCACAACGGTTTTCCAGAAGGTCATCCGCCCAATTCAAACAGGTTAACAAAG CGAGCTTCCCTGAGACAACTACCGACCGATTCTGCACGTCAATCTACGTCAACTTTCACTTCTTAGACATGAAG gTGTTCGTTTTCACTGTTTTGCTGGCGTTGGCTTCCGCTGCGCCAAAAGGAAGGGATGACCTGTCGAAGCTAGAGGAGGAGACTCAGTATGCGCCG caACCCTTCGCCTACAACTACAACATCGCCGACGAGATCGGGGCGGTGCGGGCGGCCCACGTGGAGGAGGGCGACGGCGACGGCAAAGTCCGCGGCTCCTACTCCTACGTGAGGCCCGACGGAGTCCTGCAGACGGTCAG GTACATCGCCGACGAGCACGGCTTCCAGCCCGAGATCCTGGAGGAGGCGGCGCCGGGCTTCGAGGTGGCCAACCCCTCCGGCACGTCCAAGTTCACCGTGCAGCTCCCCCACACGGAGGAGTTCGGCGTGGAGCTCTCCGCCGACGAGTACGAGCAGTACAGGGAGGCCGCCAGACTGAGACAGCTTGAGGAGCAGAGCCAGAAGGAGAACCAGAGTTAG